A single Macaca mulatta isolate MMU2019108-1 chromosome 15, T2T-MMU8v2.0, whole genome shotgun sequence DNA region contains:
- the LOC114672723 gene encoding uncharacterized protein LOC114672723, with the protein MRSSSSSAFLESAFATRALHSTLFLPPRLAGIAGAIRKNELQKSLPAEGRDRGRCGERSAGRRLAKIPTREPPPTCRSRMGQGRAAPQPGLGVEGRDPAASRPLPPVSDIPAAAPNVRPAAPPQPTRHKRGGRGSPGTSAEWRQRRGPPDSPVRAPAPPRLKGCPAPARGSAARGPAPSRSSPTAPLTGSRGVRGVGASGRGGAAGPRSLRGLRSAPFTPQRVVAATRAPSLFYRQLRALPRRAGASARGSAPALRGGRGSAPAEQRGRCSRRLTARPPGGKGRAIPEGAEAAMRGKR; encoded by the exons ATGcggtcctcctcctcctccgcatTCCTGGAGTCAGCATTTGCCACTAGGGCGTTGCATTCTACA CTCTTCCTCCCTCCACGGCTGGCCGGCATTGCTGGTGCCATTCGGAAGAACGAGCTGCAGAAGTCGCTCCCGGCCGAGGGAAGGGACCGGGGGCGGTGCGGGGAGCGTTCTGCAGGGAGGCGGCTGGCGAAGATCCCGACGAGGGAGCCCCCACCCACCTGCCGCAGCCggatggggcagggcagggccgcGCCGCAGCCAGGcttgggggtggaggggagggacCCGGCGGCCTCGCGCCCCCTCCCCCCAGTCAGTGACATTCCAGCGGCGGCGCCGAACGTCCGCCCGGCTGCTCCTCCGCAGCCCACGCGCCACAAAAGAGGCGGCAGAGGCTCCCCCGGCACCTCAGCCGAATGGAGGCAGCGCCGCGGCCCGCCCGACTCACCTGTCCGCgcgccggccccgccccgcctTAAGGGCTGCCCAGCTCCCGCCCGGGGGTCGGCTGCCCGGGGCCCCGCTCCCTCCCGGAGCTCCCCGACTGCCCCTCTCACCGGCTCTCGTGGGGTGAGGGGCGTGGGTGCGTCGGGCCGAGGGGGTGCTGCAGGACCGAGGAGCCTCCGCGGCCTCCGCTCCGCGCCGTTCACTCCGCAGCGGGTAGTGGCGGCGACGcgcgcgcccagccttttttatAGGCAGCTACGCGCGCTCCCGCGGCGGGCGGGCGCGAGCGCAAGGGGAAGCGCCCCGGCGCTGCGCGGGGGGCGGGGGAGCGCGCCGGCGGAGCAAAGGGGGCGGTGCTCCCGCCGGCTCACCGCCCGGCCGCCCGGCGGAAAGGGCCGAGCGATCCCGGAAGGAGCCGAAGCGGCGATGCGGGGGAAGAG atag